A single window of Narcine bancroftii isolate sNarBan1 chromosome 13, sNarBan1.hap1, whole genome shotgun sequence DNA harbors:
- the LOC138748481 gene encoding DNA ligase 1-like isoform X1, whose amino-acid sequence MVSPDSETTELCSPLAKQKVCFESPTPGALQQHLFYGEYDPFKYAPIFESDFIQVTKKGEVLNIHNQVIVVTVGVTSTSPNFSLPNVMLLARPINVLREMMCNCQVTVDRCPMELTSLCFSNRLFPLSFVNISIHDVYNRRLRLKLANGRTFYLQLYVHPECENRVFERWMKLVTLLHANPEEVYGYEAVTPEIECILEQGSVETSVTELSEWQLEPPEMSPSMRQYYEASHASSKKSERSEKSKSEKTEDCSERSQSRRSKKSGSSKMRDSEEETESIRDLSQEQEPWPPVEMPQKKTRGPIGFNFFKGDKGSKEKALKEGHKARPASAPLPVNEEKPKLEEDREGKGDREEGKGRQEKSKGKGDKAEKERKRKDREKEREKLQKQKEKERQLKEKQQEKDDRKQKGREEKGKVKEKRQQEKEERQRKREARQREKEEKKQREREDRKQRGMEDKKVKEKKKQ is encoded by the exons ATGGTCTCCCCGGATTCAGAAACAACTGAGCTCTGCAGTCCTCTTGCGAAGCAGAAAGTCTGCTTTGAATCCCCAACCCCTGGGGCCCTCCAGCAGCATCTGTTCTATGGAGAGTACGACCCCTTCAAGTATGCCCCCATCTTCGAGAGCGACTTCATACAG GTGACGAAAAAGGGGGAGGTCCTAAACATTCATAATCAGGTTATCGTGGTGACAGTAGGAGTGACCTCCACCAGCCCAAACTTTTCCCTCCCAAATGTCATGCTGCTTGCCCGGCCTATCAACGTCTTGAGGGAGATGATGTGCAACTGCCAGGTTACGGTTGACAGATGCCCCATGGAACTCACGAG TCTGTGTTTCTCCAACAGGCTCTTCCCCCTGAGTTTCGTCAACATCTCCATCCACGACGTCTACAACAGACGGTTGCGACTGAAGCTGGCCAATGGTCGGACCTTCTACCTCCAGCTCTACGTTCACCCAGAATGTGAGAACAGGGTGTTTGAGCGCTGGATGAAGCTGGTGAccctcctccacgccaacccaGAGGAGGTGTACGGCTATGAGGCTGTGACACCCGAGATTGAGTGCATCCTGGAACAAGGCAGTGTGGAGACCTCTGTCACTGAACTCTCAGAATGGCAACTGGAACCTCCTGAGATGTCACCG AGCATGAGGCAGTACTATGAGGCCAGTCATGCGAGCAGCAAGAAGAGCGAGAGGAGCGAGAAGAGCAAGAGCGAGAAGACCGAGGATTGCAGCGAGAGGTCCCAGAGCCGGAGAAGCAAGAAAAGCGGCTCCAGCAAAATGAGAGATAGCGAAGAGGAGACAGAGAGCATTCGTGACCTCTCGCAGGAGCAAGAGCCCTGGCCTCCTGTTGAGAT GCCACAGAAGAAGACTCGAG GGCCAATAGGTTTCAACTTCTTCAAGGGAGACAAGGGTTCCAAAGAGAAGGCTCTGAAGGAAGGCCATAAAGCCAGGCCAGCGTCTGCTCCTCTCCCAGTTAATGAGGAGAAACCAAAGCTAGAGGAGGACAGGGAGGGAAAGGGTGACAGGGAGGAAGGCAAAGGAAGGCAAGAGAAATCCAAAGGCAAGGGGGACAAAGCggagaaagaaaggaagaggaaggatagggagaaggagagagagaaactacAGAAACAGAAGGAAAAGGAGCGGCAGCTTAAGGAGAAACAGCAAGAAAAAGATGACAGGAagcagaaagggagggaggagaagggcaAGGTTAAAGAGAAGAGGCaacaagaaaaggaagagaggcaGCGGAAAAGGGAGGCCAGGCAGAgggagaaagaagagaagaagcagCGAGAGCGGGAAGACAGGAAGCAGAGAGGGATGGAGGACAAAAAGGtcaaagagaaaaagaaacaatga
- the LOC138748481 gene encoding DNA ligase 1-like isoform X2 — translation MVSPDSETTELCSPLAKQKVCFESPTPGALQQHLFYGEYDPFKYAPIFESDFIQVTKKGEVLNIHNQVIVVTVGVTSTSPNFSLPNVMLLARPINVLREMMCNCQVTVDRCPMELTRLFPLSFVNISIHDVYNRRLRLKLANGRTFYLQLYVHPECENRVFERWMKLVTLLHANPEEVYGYEAVTPEIECILEQGSVETSVTELSEWQLEPPEMSPSMRQYYEASHASSKKSERSEKSKSEKTEDCSERSQSRRSKKSGSSKMRDSEEETESIRDLSQEQEPWPPVEMPQKKTRGPIGFNFFKGDKGSKEKALKEGHKARPASAPLPVNEEKPKLEEDREGKGDREEGKGRQEKSKGKGDKAEKERKRKDREKEREKLQKQKEKERQLKEKQQEKDDRKQKGREEKGKVKEKRQQEKEERQRKREARQREKEEKKQREREDRKQRGMEDKKVKEKKKQ, via the exons ATGGTCTCCCCGGATTCAGAAACAACTGAGCTCTGCAGTCCTCTTGCGAAGCAGAAAGTCTGCTTTGAATCCCCAACCCCTGGGGCCCTCCAGCAGCATCTGTTCTATGGAGAGTACGACCCCTTCAAGTATGCCCCCATCTTCGAGAGCGACTTCATACAG GTGACGAAAAAGGGGGAGGTCCTAAACATTCATAATCAGGTTATCGTGGTGACAGTAGGAGTGACCTCCACCAGCCCAAACTTTTCCCTCCCAAATGTCATGCTGCTTGCCCGGCCTATCAACGTCTTGAGGGAGATGATGTGCAACTGCCAGGTTACGGTTGACAGATGCCCCATGGAACTCACGAG GCTCTTCCCCCTGAGTTTCGTCAACATCTCCATCCACGACGTCTACAACAGACGGTTGCGACTGAAGCTGGCCAATGGTCGGACCTTCTACCTCCAGCTCTACGTTCACCCAGAATGTGAGAACAGGGTGTTTGAGCGCTGGATGAAGCTGGTGAccctcctccacgccaacccaGAGGAGGTGTACGGCTATGAGGCTGTGACACCCGAGATTGAGTGCATCCTGGAACAAGGCAGTGTGGAGACCTCTGTCACTGAACTCTCAGAATGGCAACTGGAACCTCCTGAGATGTCACCG AGCATGAGGCAGTACTATGAGGCCAGTCATGCGAGCAGCAAGAAGAGCGAGAGGAGCGAGAAGAGCAAGAGCGAGAAGACCGAGGATTGCAGCGAGAGGTCCCAGAGCCGGAGAAGCAAGAAAAGCGGCTCCAGCAAAATGAGAGATAGCGAAGAGGAGACAGAGAGCATTCGTGACCTCTCGCAGGAGCAAGAGCCCTGGCCTCCTGTTGAGAT GCCACAGAAGAAGACTCGAG GGCCAATAGGTTTCAACTTCTTCAAGGGAGACAAGGGTTCCAAAGAGAAGGCTCTGAAGGAAGGCCATAAAGCCAGGCCAGCGTCTGCTCCTCTCCCAGTTAATGAGGAGAAACCAAAGCTAGAGGAGGACAGGGAGGGAAAGGGTGACAGGGAGGAAGGCAAAGGAAGGCAAGAGAAATCCAAAGGCAAGGGGGACAAAGCggagaaagaaaggaagaggaaggatagggagaaggagagagagaaactacAGAAACAGAAGGAAAAGGAGCGGCAGCTTAAGGAGAAACAGCAAGAAAAAGATGACAGGAagcagaaagggagggaggagaagggcaAGGTTAAAGAGAAGAGGCaacaagaaaaggaagagaggcaGCGGAAAAGGGAGGCCAGGCAGAgggagaaagaagagaagaagcagCGAGAGCGGGAAGACAGGAAGCAGAGAGGGATGGAGGACAAAAAGGtcaaagagaaaaagaaacaatga
- the LOC138748481 gene encoding DNA ligase 1-like isoform X3 — protein sequence MLLARPINVLREMMCNCQVTVDRCPMELTSLCFSNRLFPLSFVNISIHDVYNRRLRLKLANGRTFYLQLYVHPECENRVFERWMKLVTLLHANPEEVYGYEAVTPEIECILEQGSVETSVTELSEWQLEPPEMSPSMRQYYEASHASSKKSERSEKSKSEKTEDCSERSQSRRSKKSGSSKMRDSEEETESIRDLSQEQEPWPPVEMPQKKTRGPIGFNFFKGDKGSKEKALKEGHKARPASAPLPVNEEKPKLEEDREGKGDREEGKGRQEKSKGKGDKAEKERKRKDREKEREKLQKQKEKERQLKEKQQEKDDRKQKGREEKGKVKEKRQQEKEERQRKREARQREKEEKKQREREDRKQRGMEDKKVKEKKKQ from the exons ATGCTGCTTGCCCGGCCTATCAACGTCTTGAGGGAGATGATGTGCAACTGCCAGGTTACGGTTGACAGATGCCCCATGGAACTCACGAG TCTGTGTTTCTCCAACAGGCTCTTCCCCCTGAGTTTCGTCAACATCTCCATCCACGACGTCTACAACAGACGGTTGCGACTGAAGCTGGCCAATGGTCGGACCTTCTACCTCCAGCTCTACGTTCACCCAGAATGTGAGAACAGGGTGTTTGAGCGCTGGATGAAGCTGGTGAccctcctccacgccaacccaGAGGAGGTGTACGGCTATGAGGCTGTGACACCCGAGATTGAGTGCATCCTGGAACAAGGCAGTGTGGAGACCTCTGTCACTGAACTCTCAGAATGGCAACTGGAACCTCCTGAGATGTCACCG AGCATGAGGCAGTACTATGAGGCCAGTCATGCGAGCAGCAAGAAGAGCGAGAGGAGCGAGAAGAGCAAGAGCGAGAAGACCGAGGATTGCAGCGAGAGGTCCCAGAGCCGGAGAAGCAAGAAAAGCGGCTCCAGCAAAATGAGAGATAGCGAAGAGGAGACAGAGAGCATTCGTGACCTCTCGCAGGAGCAAGAGCCCTGGCCTCCTGTTGAGAT GCCACAGAAGAAGACTCGAG GGCCAATAGGTTTCAACTTCTTCAAGGGAGACAAGGGTTCCAAAGAGAAGGCTCTGAAGGAAGGCCATAAAGCCAGGCCAGCGTCTGCTCCTCTCCCAGTTAATGAGGAGAAACCAAAGCTAGAGGAGGACAGGGAGGGAAAGGGTGACAGGGAGGAAGGCAAAGGAAGGCAAGAGAAATCCAAAGGCAAGGGGGACAAAGCggagaaagaaaggaagaggaaggatagggagaaggagagagagaaactacAGAAACAGAAGGAAAAGGAGCGGCAGCTTAAGGAGAAACAGCAAGAAAAAGATGACAGGAagcagaaagggagggaggagaagggcaAGGTTAAAGAGAAGAGGCaacaagaaaaggaagagaggcaGCGGAAAAGGGAGGCCAGGCAGAgggagaaagaagagaagaagcagCGAGAGCGGGAAGACAGGAAGCAGAGAGGGATGGAGGACAAAAAGGtcaaagagaaaaagaaacaatga